One Halioglobus japonicus DNA segment encodes these proteins:
- a CDS encoding TetR/AcrR family transcriptional regulator, producing MKKSPAEMVLELPSHEGRKSTGRIRRKNEELIVNAAKEEFALKGYDGATIDSIAKRAGLPRPNIHYYFDSKLALYGDILSGIVDLWDDALNDLEPTDEPAAALTEYIQRKLMFSRRYPLDSRIFAKEILSGAPRLETYFERGYRPWFERKVKVFQEWAEQGKMDSIDPAHLMFLIWSSTQHYADFEAQIGAALGVKSLGDWEFDAAAQTLVSVILKGVGIHPTD from the coding sequence ATGAAAAAGTCTCCGGCGGAGATGGTGTTGGAGCTGCCGTCTCACGAAGGGCGGAAATCCACCGGCCGAATCAGACGTAAGAATGAAGAGTTGATTGTCAATGCCGCCAAGGAGGAGTTCGCGCTTAAAGGATATGATGGCGCGACAATTGATTCCATCGCAAAGCGCGCAGGCCTGCCGCGCCCGAATATTCACTATTACTTTGACAGCAAGCTGGCGCTATACGGTGACATACTCAGTGGCATTGTGGATTTATGGGACGATGCACTGAACGATCTTGAACCAACCGATGAGCCGGCCGCGGCGCTGACAGAGTATATACAACGCAAATTGATGTTTTCACGACGCTATCCCTTGGACTCACGCATTTTTGCCAAGGAGATACTGTCCGGTGCGCCTCGTCTGGAGACTTACTTTGAGCGCGGCTACAGGCCCTGGTTTGAGCGCAAGGTGAAGGTGTTCCAGGAGTGGGCCGAGCAGGGCAAGATGGACTCCATAGACCCCGCTCACCTGATGTTTCTGATCTGGAGCTCAACCCAGCATTACGCTGATTTCGAGGCACAGATTGGCGCCGCGCTGGGAGTTAAATCGTTGGGTGACTGGGAGTTTGATGCCGCGGCGCAGACTCTTGTCAGTGTCATCCTCAAAGGGGTAGGTATTCATCCGACTGACTAA
- a CDS encoding isopenicillin N synthase family dioxygenase, whose amino-acid sequence MEIPLIDFSSGSDEELAAQLAYAMGEVGFMTVTNIGIPTEIIDAIFRVSSQFFERDTDYKHQYLYRNVSENFGYQGVGMESLEPGKPGDLKETFTLRLAPGSDLGEDRWPSEAFRSTAQNFYNECLGAATRIMRLMARVFELPEDFFSATVGGENVALRLLFYPREQQVADGGEQLGAGAHTDYGILTLLFQSGVGGLEVRDGNGQWIPVPSIPGSVVINTGDLMHRWTNGHFRSTEHRVKPMTSTQDRYSVAFFVDPDSQTLIEVLPQCVDESEGVTYPPITAGEHIRQKLQRSHN is encoded by the coding sequence GTGGAAATTCCGCTCATCGATTTTTCATCTGGGAGCGACGAGGAACTAGCCGCACAGTTGGCGTATGCCATGGGGGAAGTGGGGTTCATGACGGTCACTAACATTGGCATACCCACTGAAATCATTGATGCGATCTTTCGGGTCAGCAGCCAGTTCTTTGAGCGCGATACAGATTACAAACATCAATATCTATATCGCAATGTCAGCGAAAATTTTGGCTATCAGGGCGTGGGCATGGAGAGCCTGGAGCCAGGTAAGCCAGGGGACCTGAAGGAAACCTTTACTCTGCGTCTCGCGCCTGGCAGTGACCTGGGGGAAGATCGTTGGCCCTCTGAAGCGTTCCGTAGCACAGCGCAGAACTTCTATAATGAGTGCCTGGGCGCCGCCACTCGGATTATGCGGCTCATGGCCCGGGTCTTTGAACTGCCTGAAGACTTTTTCAGTGCCACGGTGGGAGGGGAGAACGTCGCATTGCGACTGCTGTTCTATCCCAGGGAACAGCAGGTGGCCGATGGGGGTGAGCAACTCGGTGCCGGGGCTCACACGGACTACGGCATTCTCACTCTATTATTCCAAAGCGGTGTCGGTGGGCTGGAAGTGCGAGACGGGAATGGGCAGTGGATTCCGGTGCCAAGCATTCCCGGGTCGGTGGTGATCAATACCGGTGACTTGATGCATCGTTGGACCAATGGCCATTTTCGTTCTACCGAGCACCGCGTAAAGCCCATGACCAGCACCCAGGACCGCTATTCGGTGGCGTTCTTTGTCGATCCTGATTCCCAGACGTTGATTGAAGTGCTGCCCCAGTGTGTTGATGAGTCGGAAGGCGTTACCTATCCGCCCATTACGGCGGGCGAACATATTCGCCAGAAGTTGCAGCGCAGTCACAACTGA
- a CDS encoding YMGG-like glycine zipper-containing protein yields MSRSDEMNKCLALMVVAGLTACTTTDDIIVDRKGVDPAKYQQDLAECQGYSSEVKTGEKTARGAASGAVVGGLIGAAVGNSRDAQRGAGAGAVSGAARGASEGSREEVQVVKQCLRGRGYKVLN; encoded by the coding sequence ATGAGTCGGAGCGATGAGATGAACAAGTGCCTGGCGTTGATGGTTGTGGCAGGACTGACGGCCTGTACCACGACCGATGATATTATTGTCGACCGCAAGGGTGTGGACCCGGCAAAGTACCAGCAGGATCTGGCCGAGTGCCAGGGCTATTCATCCGAAGTGAAAACGGGCGAGAAGACGGCCCGCGGCGCCGCCTCGGGTGCGGTCGTGGGTGGCCTGATCGGTGCTGCTGTGGGAAACAGTCGCGATGCCCAGCGCGGCGCCGGTGCAGGCGCCGTCAGTGGCGCGGCTCGCGGTGCCAGCGAGGGCTCCCGCGAGGAAGTGCAGGTGGTTAAGCAATGCCTGCGGGGCCGGGGTTATAAAGTCCTCAACTAG